One segment of Strix aluco isolate bStrAlu1 chromosome 4, bStrAlu1.hap1, whole genome shotgun sequence DNA contains the following:
- the CELF1 gene encoding CUGBP Elav-like family member 1 isoform X4 yields MNGTLDHPDQPDLDAIKMFVGQVPRSWCEKDLRELFEQYGAVYEINVLRDRSQNPPQSKGCCFVTFYTRKAALEAQNALHNMKILPGMHHPIQMKPADSEKSNVEDRKLFIGMISKKCNENDIRVMFSPFGQIEECRILRGPDGLSRGCAFVTFTTRAMAQTAIKAMHQAQTMEGCSSPIVVKFADTQKDKEQKRIAQQLQQQMQQISAASVWGNLAGLNTLGPQYLALYLQLLQQTAAASSGNLNTLSSLHPMGGLNAMQLQNLAALAAAASAAQNTPSGTAALTSSSSPLSVLTSSGSSPSSSSSSSVNPMASLGALQTLAGATAGLNVSSLAGMAALNGGLGSGGLSNGTGSTMEALTQAYSGIQQYAAAALPTLYNQSLLTQQSIGAAGSQKEGPEGANLFIYHLPQEFGDQDLLQMFMPFGNVVSAKVFIDKQTNLSKCFGFVSYDNPVSAQAAIQSMNGFQIGMKRLKVQLKRSKNDSKPY; encoded by the exons ATGAATGGCACACTGGACCACCCAGACCAACCTGATCTAGATGCTATCAAGATGTTTGTGGGTCAGGTCCCCCGGAGCTGGTGTGAGAAGGATCTAAGAGAACTTTTTGAACAGTATGGTGCTGTCTATGAAATCAATGTCTTGAGGGACAGGAGCCAAAACCCTCCTCAAAGCAAAG ggtgctgttttgttacattttatacCCGTAAAGCTGCACTAGAAGCACAGAATGCTCTTCACAACATGAAGATCCTCCCAGGG atgCACCATCCTATCCAGATGAAACCAGCTGATAGTGAAAAGAGTAATG TAGAAGATAGGAAGTTGTTTATTGGGATGATATCCAAGAAGTGCAATGAAAATGATATCCGAGTGATGTTCTCCCCCTTTGGGCAGATTGAAGAATGCAGGATATTGAGAGGCCCAGATGGCCTGAGCCGAG GTTGCGCATTTGTGACTTTTACAACAAGAGCCATGGCACAAACAGCAATCAAAGCAATGCACCAAGCACAAACCATGGAG GGTTGCTCTTCTCCCATTGTGGTAAAATTTGCAGACACGCAGAAGGACAAAGAGCAGAAACGAATTGCTCAGCAACTTCAGCAACAAATGCAACAGATCAGTGCTGCCTCAGTATGGGGAAACCTGGCTGGTCTCAACACGCTTGGACCCCAATACTTAGCA CTTTATTTGCAGCTCCTTCAGCAGACAGCAGCTGCGTCATCTGGGAACCTGAACACATTGAGCAGCCTCCACCCAATGGGAG GACTGAACGCGATGCAATTACAGAACCTGGCTGCATTAGCAGCTGCGGCCAGTGCAGCTCAGAACACACCGAGTGGTACCGCTGCACTCACTTCCTCCAGCAGTCCCCTGAGTGTGCTCACCAGCTCAG GTTCCTCACCTAGCTCCAGTAGCAGCTCCTCTGTTAATCCAATGGCTTCTCTTGGAGCATTGCAGACTCTGGCAGGGGCTACAGCAGGCCTCAACGTTAGCTCTTTAGCAG gaaTGGCAGCCTTAAATGGAGGACTTGGCAGTGGTGGTCTCTCAAATGGGACAGGTAGCACAATGGAAGCCCTCACGCAGGCTTATTCTGGAATCCAACaatatgctgctgctgctttgcccaCACTCTATAACCAGAGTCTCCTAACACAACAGAGTATCGGTGCAGCGGGAAGTCAGAAAGAAG GTCCAGAGGGAGCCAATCTGTTTATCTACCATCTCCCCCAGGAGTTTGGGGATCAGGATCTGCTGCAGATGTTCATGCCATTTGGAAATGTCGTCTCTGCCAAGGTTTTCATTGACAAGCAGACCAATCTAAGCAAGTGTTTTG gttTTGTAAGTTACGACAATCCTGTCTCTGCACAGGCTGCCATTCAGTCAATGAACGGCTTTCAGATTGGCATGAAGCGTCTGAAAGTACAGCTCAAGCGCTCTAAGAATGACAGCAAGCCATACTGA